One window of the Benincasa hispida cultivar B227 chromosome 3, ASM972705v1, whole genome shotgun sequence genome contains the following:
- the LOC120073522 gene encoding uncharacterized protein LOC120073522 yields the protein MWACKKLKFDLASAGKVRKLQLNQLVEWRRDAYKNAKIYKKKTKKWHDNRINDRTFTEGQQVLLFNTRLRLFPGRLKSRWSGPFRIKTIFPHGAVELTTLDGNSVFKVNGQWIKPYYGGDFERRRDTIDLGKQD from the coding sequence ATGTGGGCATGTAaaaagctgaagtttgatttagcaagtgcaGGGAAAGTACGGAAGCTGCAATTGAATCAGCTAGTCGAATGGCGACGGGATGCCTAcaaaaatgccaagatctataagaagaaaaccaagaagtggcatgacaACCGCATAAACGACCGGACATTCAccgaaggtcaacaggtattattatttaacactCGTTTGCGGTTGTTCCCAGGAAGGTTGAAGTCccgctggtctgggccattccgaatcaagacaatctttcctcaCGGCGCAGTAGAACTAACAACATTAGATGGGAACAGCgtatttaaagtcaatggtcagtGGATTAAGCCTTACTATGGAGGCGACTTCGAACGACGCAgggacaccattgacttgggcaagcaggattaa